One Citricoccus sp. K5 DNA window includes the following coding sequences:
- a CDS encoding nuclear transport factor 2 family protein has translation MRPEPTQEAIQQLLDKDAIKDTLYDYAYFLDMNYTDELAQLFTDDCYVAYGPGFGAEGIDAYRETLEGVGTFFTGTSHHVSNIKIDFEDEDTARVRSGLLAWHRYQRERPDGYVLGQYHDVMVRTPQGWRFKRRELQHAGTIDFHTKPEHQTMIARRS, from the coding sequence ATGAGGCCGGAGCCGACTCAGGAAGCCATCCAGCAACTGCTGGACAAGGACGCGATCAAGGACACGCTGTACGACTACGCGTATTTCTTGGACATGAATTACACCGATGAACTCGCCCAGCTGTTCACGGATGACTGCTACGTCGCCTACGGCCCCGGATTCGGAGCCGAGGGCATCGACGCGTACCGGGAGACGCTCGAAGGGGTGGGCACCTTCTTCACCGGCACCAGCCACCACGTCTCCAACATCAAGATCGACTTTGAGGACGAGGACACGGCGAGGGTCCGCTCAGGCCTTCTGGCATGGCACCGTTACCAGCGCGAACGCCCGGATGGCTACGTGCTGGGGCAGTACCACGACGTGATGGTCCGCACCCCGCAGGGCTGGCGGTTCAAGCGCCGGGAGCTGCAGCATGCGGGCACGATCGACTTCCACACGAAGCCCGAGCACCAGACGATGATTGCGCGGAGGTCCTGA